One genomic window of Coffea eugenioides isolate CCC68of chromosome 1, Ceug_1.0, whole genome shotgun sequence includes the following:
- the LOC113769633 gene encoding protein FAR1-RELATED SEQUENCE 9-like codes for MKVNSRQTGKFRICQLIIEHNHYLSSPNKSHLHRSHRKINSIHAAEIDMAYRVGIAPKVSHELMALQVGGRENLGFIPEDYRNYLCSKRTIQMEVGDTGGVLEYLQKMQLEDPNFFYAIQVDQDALITNIFWTDGLMRVDYASFGDVVCFDTTYRKNNEGRPFALFVGVNNHKQTAIFGAALLYDETTSTFEWLFDTFARAMSGKKPNTILTDQDAAMAKGLISTWPETRHRLCIWHIFQNAAIHLSHVFEKFKQFANDFSRCVYDFVEEEDFIYEWNSMLKKYGLEDNDWLKRIFEIREKWALVYGRETFCADMTTTQRSESMNSVIKRYVTYKNKFHEFFNHFERLVDYRRYKELQANFRAYMSTPVLPFDVDVLKQAASVYTPEVFKWFEVEWGKSHDCGIITYSEVGTVTEYKITPKGRKNYHMVRFDAIGDQISCSCRKFEFSGILCSHSLKVLNVRNIMKIPSQYIIKRWTSKAKAGYITDNDSCNINNDLDPKVLFTKRYRDLCRLYTQLVTKAAQAEETYRIAKEGLLKMLDLVDARLHQEGLSNEMSNATKGSSPTNNTTNASGINIKGIKKKTKTISGKRLRSSLEKATKRRRSTKKSLQNSVTMKLSASSHDEPVGDIINIVSTGCSIQHHGLQEANTNEVSMIESLQYQQNYGQLCTFSSMNMTGLLKAQELHGFGGAKINQFELNDNSYTMGQKVGADCNEERVREIGFARHNKRSPTFAHGALDLSSRKISAVRELIPQIHTLLV; via the exons ATGAAGGTTAACAGTAGACAAACTGGTAAGTTTCGTATATGTCAGTTGATCATTGAGCATAATCACTATCTTTCAAGTCCCAACAAAAGTCATTTACACAGATCACATAGAAAGATAAATTCTATTCATGCAGCTGAAATTGATATGGCATACCGTGTGGGTATAGCACCAAAAGTTTCTCATGAACTTATGGCACTACAAGTAGGAGGACGGGAGAACTTAGGTTTCATTCCTGAGGATTACAGGAATTATTTATGTTCTAAACGAACAATACAAATGGAAGTTGGAGATACAGGAGGCGTACTTGAATATTTGCAAAAAATGCAATTAGAGGATCCTAATTTCTTCTATGCAATTCAAGTGGATCAAGATGCTTTGATTACAAATATTTTTTGGACTGATGGATTAATGAGGGTAGATTATGCAAGTTTTGGAGATGTTGTTTGTTTTGACACGACGTACAGAAAGAATAATGAAGGCCGTccatttgctttatttgttggAGTGAATAATCATAAACAGACTGCAATATTTGGGGCTGCTTTATTATATGATGAAACTACTTCAACTTTTGAGTGGTTGTTTGACACTTTTGCGAGAGCCATGTCAGGGAAAAAACCAAACACTATACTTACGGATCAGGACGCAGCAATGGCTAAAGGACTAATTTCTACATGGCCTGAAACACGTCACCGTCTTTGCATATGGCATATATTTCAAAATGCAGCTATTCATCTCAGTCATGTGTTCGAAAAGTTTAAACAATTTGCGAATGATTTCAGTAGATGTGTATAtgattttgttgaagaagaagaCTTTATATATGAATGGAATTCTATGTTGAAGAAGTATGGTCTTGAGGACAATGATTGGTTAAAACGTATATTTGAAATTAGAGAAAAATGGGCATTGGTGTATGGAAGGGAAACATTTTGTGCAGATATGACAACAACTCAAAGGAGCGAAAGCATGAATAGTGTGATAAAAAGGTATGTAACCTACAAGAATAAATTTCATGagtttttcaatcattttgaGAGGTTAGTTGATTATCGTAGATATAAAGAACTTCAAGCCAACTTTAGAGCATATATGAGTACTCCAGTACTACCATTTGATGTTGATGTTTTGAAACAAGCTGCAAGTGTGTATACTCCTGAAGTATTCAAATGGTTTGAAGTTGAGTGGGGTAAATCTCATGATTGTGGTATAATCACCTACAGTGAGGTTGGAACAGTGACAGAGTATAAGATCACTCCTAAAGGCAGAAAAAACTATCATATGGTTAGATTTGATGCAATAGGTGATCAGATTTCATGTAGTTGCAGGAAGTTTGAATTCTCTGGAATTTTATGCTCTCATTCTCTGAAAGTTCTTAATGTAAGAAACATCATGAAGATCCCTAGTCAATACATAATAAAAAGATGGACCAGCAAAGCAAAAGCAGGATATATTACAGACAATGATTCTTGCAATATCAATAATGATTTGGATCCGAAAGTGCTTTTTACGAAGCGTTATAGAGATTTGTGTAGACTATATACTCAATTGGTCACAAAAGCTGCACAAGCAGAAGAAACTTATAGAATTGCTAAAGAAGGCCTTTTGAAAATGTTGGATTTGGTTGATGCAAGGTTACATCAAGAGGGGTTGAGCAATGAGATGTCAAATGCAACAAAAGGTTCCAGCCCCACAAATAATACTACTAATGCAAGTGGTATCAATATCAAGGGCATCAAAAAAAAGACGAAAACTATTTCAGGCAAGAGACTGAGGAGTAGTCTAGAGAAGGCTACTAAGAGAAGAAGATCAACAAAAAAAAGTTTGCAAAATAGTGTAACTATGAAGTTATCAGCGTCATCACATGATGAG ccTGTAGGAGATATTATAAATATTGTATCTACAGGATGCAGTATACAACATCATGGACTACAAGAG gcaAATACAAATGAGGTGAGCATGATAGAATCTTTACAGTATCAACAAAATTATGGCCAACTATGCACTTTCAGTTCCATGAACATGACTGGCTTGCTTAAG GCTCAAGAATTACATGGTTTCGGAGGAGCAAAAATAAATCAGTTTGAATTGAATGACAACTCTTATACTATGGGACAAAAAGTTGGAGCTGATTGCAATGAAGAG AGAGTTAGAGAAATAGGTTTTGCAAGACATAATAAGAGGTCTCCAACATTTGCTCATGGTGCTTTAGATCTTTCCTCGCGGAAAATTAGTGCAGTTAGGGAACTCATTCCTCAAATTCATACATTACTTGTCTAG
- the LOC113750894 gene encoding serine carboxypeptidase-like 2 produces MKLKLLTTLLLLSIFSLKFASPRSIVETLPGYSGTLPFKLETGYISAGRDDEVQFFHYFIESEREPDRDPLMLWLTGGPGCSAFSGLVYEIGPLNFDFETFDGSLPAFVLNPYSWTKIASIIFLDAPVGTGFTYATTSEGYHSSDIQTVGDIYTFLQKWLLKHPNFIKNRLYIAGDSFAGYLVPMVVNKISQGIEAGVNPRMNIQGYVIGNPGTEYHIDKNSVLPFAHRMALLSDKYYQMAKVNCHGEYENPDPNNAWCLYALQFYKECIRNIFQANILEPACKFRSSKPSASELDKNTYLEDDPIIRMLPQSNKKESRCRNDNYVLSFVWANDQAVQEALHVRKGTIKEWRRCNKSLSYDQIEYSVVRYHKLLIKKGYEALVYSGDHDMVIPYIGTLKWIALLNLTVDDDWRPWIVDGQVAGYTERYIYSKIQSHLTFATVKGAGHTAPEYKPKQCLVMLDRFFEAYPL; encoded by the exons ATGAAGTTAAAATTGCTAACCACTTTGCTTCTGCTCTCAATATTTTCCTTAAAATTTGCTTCGCCACGATCCATAGTCGAGACGCTACCAGGATACTCTGGTACTCTTCCATTCAAACTCGAAACAGG GTATATTAGCGCTGGAAGAGACGATGAAGTGCAGTTCTTCCACTACTTTATCGAGTCAGAAAGGGAACCCGACAGGGACCCTCTGATGCTTTGGCTCACCGGTGGACCTGGTTGCTCTGCTTTTTCCGGCCTGGTTTATGAAATTG GCCCACTGAATTTTGATTTTGAGACTTTTGACGGGAGTTTGCCGGCGTTCGTCTTGAATCCATACTCGTGGACAAAG ATAGCAAGCATTATTTTCTTGGATGCGCCAGTTGGTACCGGATTTACTTATGCAACTACCTCAGAGGGTTATCATTCTTCAGACATACAAACAGTTGGAGATATATATACCTTTCTTCAAAAG TGGCTTTTAAAGCATCCTAACTTTATCAAGAATCGCCTGTACATTGCTGGTGACTCATTTGCGGGCTATCTTGTTCCAATGGTCGTCAACAAAATATCGCAAG GCATTGAGGCAGGCGTCAATCCAAGAATGAATATTCAG GGGTACGTGATTGGAAATCCAGGAACAGAATACCACATCGATAAAAATTCGGTACTACCATTTGCTCACCGCATGGCACTTTTATCAGACAAATATTATCAG ATGGCGAAAGTTAATTGTCACGGGGAATATGAAAATCCAGATCCAAACAACGCGTGGTGCCTTTACGCTCTCCAGTTTTATAAAGAG TGCATTAGAAACATATTCCAAGCAAATATTTTGGAACCGGCATGCAAATTCAGGTCATCCAAGCCTAGTGCATCGGAATTGGATAAGAACACCTATTTGGAAGATGACCCGATCATCAGGATGCTCCCTCAATCAAATAAAAAGGAATCGCGGTGTCGG AATGACAATTATGTGCTATCATTTGTGTGGGCAAATGATCAAGCCGTCCAAGAAGCTCTACACGTTAGAAAG gGAACAATTAAAGAGTGGAGAAGGTGCAATAAAAGCTTATCTTATGACCAAATTGAATACAGTGTTGTCCGATATCATAAGCTTCTGATCAAGAAAGGATACGAAGCATTAGTTTATAG TGGTGATCATGACATGGTAATCCCCTACATTGGTACACTGAAATGGATAGCCCTTCTGAATTTGACTGTTGATGACGATTGGCGGCCCTGGATAGTTGATGGTCAAGTTGCAGG ATACACGGAAAGGTATATTTACAGCAAAATCCAGTCTCATTTAACCTTTGCCACGGTGAAG GGTGCTGGACATACAGCTCCCGAATACAAGCCTAAACAATGTTTAGTGATGTTGGACCGATTCTTTGAAGCTTATCCGCTGTAA
- the LOC113775766 gene encoding thioredoxin O1, mitochondrial-like produces the protein SSSSALSVLFPRILRHSVSSVSESQAHKLTFLLIFCQTKVGKFISPIIGQLSEKYPHVTTYKIDIDKDALAEALMKLGIHSVPTIHFFQNGKKASEMVGADVKQLNATMEELYNLSMKVAFIS, from the exons TCGAGCTCTTCCGCTCTTTCTGTGCTTTTTCCCAGAATTTTGAGACATTCGGTTTCGAGTGTTTCTGAATCTCAAGCTCACAAGTTAActttccttttgattttttgCCAAACCAAGGTAG GTAAGTTCATATCTCCTATTATTGGACAGCTGAGTGAGAAATATCCTCATGTCACCACGTACAAAATTGACATTGATAAG GACGCTCTTGCTGAAGCATTAATGAAATTAGGAATCCATTCTGTG CCCACCATACACTTCTTTCAGAACGGGAAAAAGGCATCCGAGATGGTCGGTGCTGATGTTAAGCAGTTGAACGCGACTATGGAAGAATTGTACAA TCTGTCCATGAAGGTCGCATTTATCAGTTGA